The nucleotide window AATACATCTGCGTTAACGTTAGGTACCGGGATAAATGTCCCGATACGAAAAACGATTAACATTAATAGTGTAAAGATGATTTTATTTCGTATATCTCGAACGCGCATAAAGTTAGAGATTGTCTGAAACATTAAATCACCTCAGTTGTTCCGCCAGCGTTCTCGATCGCTTCTTTAGCTGAAGCAGAGAACTTGTGAGCTTTTACTGTAAGCTTAACGTTTACAGTACCATGACCTAGAATTTTAATTCCAGCTTTTTCGTTGCTCACGATACCAGTTTCTAACAGTAATGCAGGTGTTACTTCTGCACCAGCTTCGAAACGGTTTAAAGTGTCAAGGTTAACGATAGCGTATTCTTTACGGTTGATGTTCGTAAAGCCGCGTTTAGGTAAACGACGGAATAGTGGGTTTTGACCCCCCTCAAATCCTGGGCGAACGCCGCCGCCTGAACGAGCGTTTTGACCTTTATGACCTTTACCTGCAGTTTTACCGTTACCAGAACCGATACCACGACCAACGCGGTTACGAACTTGACGTGAACCTTCTGCTGGTTTTAACTCATGAAGTTTCATAATGGGTGGCACCTCCTTGTTCGAATAATTGAAATTAGATTTCTTTAACAGTAACTAAGTGAGCTACTTTTGTAATCATTCCGCGGATAGCAGCGTTATCTGCTTGTTCCACAGTTTGGTTTAATTTACGTAATCCTAAAGCCTCTACAACTTTACGTTGGTTTGGTTTAGTACCGATTACAGATTTTGTAAGGGTGATTTGTAATTTAGCCATTATAATTCCCCCCTTATCCTAATAACTCTTCCACTGATTTACCGCGTAGTTTTGCTACATCCTCTGCGCGTTTTAATTCAGTTAAACCTGCTACAGTTGCACGCACCATGTTGATTGGTGTGTTTGAACCAAGAGATTTTGAAAGAATATCAGTAATACCAGCTAGTTCTAGTACGGCACGTACTGGACCACCAGCGATAACTCCTGTACCAGGAGCTGCAGGTTTGATTAAGATTGAACCTGCACCGAAGCGACCTTGCACTAAGTGTGGAGTAGTTCCACCCACGCGTGGTACTTCGATTAAGTTTTTCTTCGCGTCTTCAACAGCTTTGCGGATTGCGTCTGGAACCTCTTGAGCTTTACCAGTACCGAAACCTACATGACCATTTTTATCTCCAACTACAACTAATGCAGTGAAGCGGAAGCGACGACCACCTTTAACAACTTTAGCAACACGGTTAATAGTAACTACGCGTTCTTCAAGTTCTAATTTGTTTGCGTCAATGCGACTCATGAAGTATGTCCCTCCTTCTTATTAAAATTCTAAGCCGTTTTCACGTGCAGCTTCAGCTAAAGCTTTCACACGTCCATGATATAAGTAACCGCTACGGTCAAATACCACAGTAGTAATATTTTTTTCAGCAGCGCGTTTAGCGATTGATTCACCGATTTTAGCAGCAGCTTCTACGTTTGAGCCCATACCTTCGAAAGCTTTTTCTTGAGTATTAGCAGAAACTAAAGTTACGCCAGCTACATCGTCGATTAGTTGTGCATAAATGTTCTTGTTAGAACGGAATACGTTTAAACGAGGACGTTGTGCAGTACCCGAAATTTTAGAACGAACACGCCCATGACGTTTTTTACGAACTTGATTTTTGTCTTGTTTCGTAATCACAGAGGTCACTCCTTTCAAAAATTAATGCAAATTAGGCTGCATTATTTACCTGTTTTACCTTCTTTACGGCGAACGAATTCACCTTCGTAACGAATACCTTTACCTTTGTATGGCTCTGGTGGACGTACGTCGCGGATGTTAGATGCTAAAGCACCAACACGCTCTTTAGAAATACCTTTAACGATGATTTTCGTGTTCGAAGGAACTTCGATCTCTAAACCTTGCTCAGGTGTAAACTCAACTGGGTGAGAGTAACCAACGTTTAATACAAGCTTGTTGCCTTGTAATTGTGCACGGTAACCTACACCGATAAGTTCTAGAGCGCGAGAGAAACCTTCAGAAACACCAGTTACCATGTTAGCTAATAACGCACGAGTTGTACCGTGGTTAGTACGGTGTTCTTTAGAATCAGAAGGACGAACAACAGTGATGATGTTGCCTTCTTGCTCGATTTTCATATCTTGATTGAATTGACGAGTTAATTCGCCTTTTGGACCTTTAACTGTAACAGTGTTGTCAGCAGTGACTTCAACTGTAACGTTAGCAGGAACCTCGATAATCTTTTTACCTACGCGAGACATTTATGTTGCACCTCCGTTCTTTTCTTACTAATTACCAAATGTATGCTAAGATTTCTCCGCCAACTTGTTTAGCGCGAGCTTCTTTATCAGTTAATAAACCATTTGAAGTTGATACTAAAGCGATACCAAGACCGTTTAATACTTTTGGTACTTCATTTGTTTTAGCATATACACGTAAACCTGGTTTAGAAATACGTTTAAGACCTGTAATAACACGCTCATTATCTTTACCGTACTTTAAGAAGATACGGATGATACCTTGCTTGTTGTCTTCTACATACTCTACGTCACGTACAAAACCTTCACGCTTTAAAATTTCAGCGATCTCTTTTTTTACGTTAGAAGCAGGAACTTCTAACTTCTCGTGACGAACCATGTTCGCATTACGAATGCGAGTAAGCATATCTGCAATTGGATCTGTCATTGTCATGAAATTTACCTCCTTCCCAAATTAGGGGATTACCAGCTGGCTTTTTTAACGCCAGGAATTTGTCCCTTATATGCAAGTTCACGGAAACAAATACGGCAAAGTTTAAATTTGCGGTATACAGAGTGTGGACGGCCACAGCGTTCACAACGTGTGTATTCTTGTACTTTGAACTTTTGCGTGCGTTGTTGTTTAACAACCATTGATTTTTTAGCCACGTTTTCGCCCTCCTTGATTAAATTACTTTTGGAACGGCATACCGAACTGTGTTAATAACTCGCGAGCTTCTTCGTCAGAATTCGCAGTAGTTACGATCACGATGTCCATACCGCGTACTTTTGAAACTTTATCGTAATCGATTTCCGGGAAAATTAATTGTTCTTTAACACCTAATGTGTAGTTACCGCGACCGTCGAATGCTTTTTTAGAAACACCACGGAAGTCACGTACACGTGGAAGTGCGATTGAGATTAATTTATCCAGGAATTCGTACATACGCTCACCGCGTAATGTAACTTTAGCACCGATTGCTTGGCCTTCACGTAAACGGAAACCAGCGATTGATTTTTTCGCTTTAGTTACAACTGGTTTTTGACCAGTAATGATTGTTAATTCTTCCACTGCTACATCTAGAGCTTTAGAGTTTTGAACAGCGTCACCAACACCCATGTTGATTACGATTTTCTCCACTTTAGGAAGTTGCATAACTGATTTATATTCGAACTTGCTCATTAGAGCAGGTGATACTTCGTTTAAATATTTGTCTTTTAGGCGGCTCATGTGTGTACCTCCCTTCTTAGTTTACTTATTAGTCGATTACTACACCTGATTTTTTTGCAACACGAACTTTTTTGCCATCTTTGATCTCAAAACCTACACGAGTCGGCTCGCCAGATTTAGGATCGATTAGCATTACGTTCGAAACGTGGATTGCAGCTTCTTGAGATACAATACCACCTTGTGGGTTAAGTTGGTTAGGTTTAACGTGTTTCTTAACGATGTTTACACCTTCAACAAGAACGCGTTCTTGTTTTGGGTAAGCAGCTAAGATAACGCCTTCTTTACCTTTATCTTTACCAGTAATTACTTTTACTTTATCGCCCTTTTTAACATGCATTATGTGTCGCACCTCCTTGATTGGTACTGTCATGAAATTAAAGAACTTCTGGAGCTAGAGAAACGATTTTCATGAAGTTGCCATCACGTAATTCACGTGCAACTGGACCGAAAATACGAGTTCCGCGTGGTGATTTATCATCTTTGATGATTACGCAAGCGTTCTCGTCAAATTTGATATAAGTACCGTCTTTACGACGTGCACCTGTTTTAGTGCGAACGATAACAGCCTTAACAACGTCACCTTTCTTGACAACGCCACCTGGTGTTGCTTTCTTAACTGTACATACGACGATATCGCCAATGTTAGCAGTTTTACGTCCAGAACCACCAAGTACTTTAATAGTTAAAACTTCACGTGCACCTGAGTTGTCAGCAACTTTCATACGACTTTCTTGTTGGATCACTTAGGTTACCTCCCTTCGGAAATTTAATTGTATTCCGAAATGTGTTATTAAATAATAACCGCTTTTTCTACAACTTCAACTAAACGGAAGCGCTTAGTAGCTGATAGCGGGCGAGTTTCCATGATACGTACGATATCACCGATTTTCGCAGTGTTTAGCTCGTCATGAGCTTTATACTTTTTAGAGTATTTTACACGTTTACCGTAAAGCTTGTGCTTTTTGTGTGTTTCAACTAAAACAGTAATTGTTTTATCCATTTTGTCTGAAACAACACGGCCCGTGTAAACTTTGCGTTGGTTACGCTCAGTCATACTTAGAACCCTCCTTTATCAGTTATTTGCACTGATTTCTCTTTCACGAATCACAGTTTTCATACGTGCAATCGCTTTGCGAACTTCACGGATGCGAGCTGTGTTTTCTAATTGACCAGTCGCCAATTGGAAGCGAAGGTTGAAAAGCTCTTCTTTCAGTGATTTCACTTTTAATTCGATTTCAGAAGTGGCAAGGTCACGGATTTCATTAGCTTTCATTAGATTCACCACCAGTTTCTTGACGTTTTACGATCTTACATTTAACAGGAAGTTTGTGTGATGCTAAACGAAGTGCTTCACGTGCGATCTCTTCAGATACACCAGCAATTTCGAACATTACTTTTCCTGGTTTAACTACTGCTACCCAGCCTTCTGGAGAACCTTTACCAGAACCCATGCGGACTTCTAGAGGCTTTTTCGTGTAAGGCTTATGTGGGAAGATTTTGATCCAAACTTTACCGCCACGTTTCATGTAACGAGTCATTGCGATACGAGCAGATTCGATTTGACGGTTAGTAATCCAAGATGCAGTTGTTGCTTGTAAGCCCCACTCACCAAAAGTTACTTCTTTACCGCCTTTCGCTTCTCCACGCATGTTACCACGGTGTTCACGACGATATTTTACGCGTTTAGGTAATAACATATTATTTGCCTCCTTCCACAGAGTTCTTTTTAGTAGGAAGGACTTCACCACGGTAGATCCAAACTTTAACGCCTAATTTACCGTAAGTTGTGTCTGCTTCAGCATGTGCATAATCAATGTCAGCACGTAATGTATGAAGCGGAACAGTTCCTTCACTATAGTGTTCAGCACGCGCGATATCAGCGCCACCTAAACGACCAGATACTTGTGTTTTAATACCTTTTGCACCAGCGCGCATTGTGCGTTGGATAGATTGTTTTTGAGCACGGCGGAATGATACGCGGTTCTCAAGTTGACGAGCGATGTTTTCAGCTACTAATTTAGCATCAAGATCTGCACGTTTGATTTCAATAATGTTGATGTGAACGCGTTTACCAGTTACATCAGTTAAGTATTTACGTAAGTTTTCTACTTCCGTACCACCTTTACCGATTACCATACCTGGTTTCGCAGTGTGAATTGTAATGTTCACGCGGTTTGCAGCGCGTTCGATTTCTACTTTAGATACAGATGCATCTTTAAGTTGAGTTTCGATATATTTACGTACTTTGATGTCTTCGTGTAATAAGTTAGCGTAGTCTTTCTCAGCGAACCACTTTGACTCCCAGTCACGAATAACACCAACACGTAGTCCTATTGGATGTACTTTTTGACCCACGGATTAAACCTCCTTCTTCTCAGATACCACGATTGTAATGTGGCTTGTACGTTTATTAATTGCCGATGCACGACCTTGTGCACGTGGACGGAAACGTTTTAATGTTGGACCTTCATCAACAAAGATTTCAGATACAACTAAATTATTTACATCTAACTCATAGTTGTGTTCAGCATTAGCAACTGCAGATTTTAATACTTTCTCAACGACTGGAGACGCCGCTTTTGGAGTATGACGTAAAATTGCAACTGCTTCACCGATTTGCTTGCCTCGGATTAAGTCTACTACTAGACGTACTTTACGAGGAGCGATACGAACTGTACGAGCGATAGCTTTAGCTTGTGTCATTAGGATTTACCTCCTCTCAAAATTAGCGTCGTGTTTTCTTATCATCTGCACCGTGACCTTTGTAAGTACGAGTTGGTGCGAACTCACCTAATTTGTGACCTACCATATCTTCTGTCACGTATACAGGAACGTGTTTACGTCCATCATATACAGCGATTGTTAAACCGATGAAGTTCGGGAAGATAGTAGAACGGCGAGACCAAGTTTTAATAACCTGTTTTTTCTCAGAAGCCTCTTGTGCTTCCACCTTTTTCATTAGGTGGTCATCAACAAAAGGTCCTTTCTTTAAGCTGCGACCCATTTAGGAACCTCCCTCCGTGATACGACCACGGCTCTCGATATGAACCGTAGTTTTACCACATTATTTTTTACGTCCGCGAATAATAAATTTAGATGATTTATTTTTCTTGTTACGAGTTTTGTAACCAAGAGCTGGTTTGCCCCATGGTGTCATTGGAGATTTACGTCCGATTGGAGAACGTCCTTCACCACCACCGTGTGGGTGATCGTTAGGGTTCATTACAGAACCACGTACAGTTGGGCGTTTACCTAACCAACGAGAACGACCTGCTTTACCGATGTTGATAAGTTCGTGTTGTTCGTTACCAACTTGACCGATTGTAGCACGGCAAGTAGCTAAGATTAAGCGAACTTCACCAGATTGTAAACGAACGATTACGTACTTACCTTCACGACCTAATACTTGCGCAGAAGTACCAGCTGAACGTACTAATTGTCCACCTTTACCAGGTTTCATTTCGATGTTATGGATTGTAGTACCCATTGGAATGTTTGCTAATGGTAAAGCGTTACCTACCTTGATGTCCGCTTCTGGACCTGAAACGATCGTTTGACCTACTTCAAGACCTTTCGGAGCTAGGATATAACGTTTTTCACCGTCAGCATAGTTAATTAATGCGATGTTCGCAGAACGGTTTGGATCGTACTCGATTGTAGCAACGCGTCCTGGAATGCCATCTTTAAGACGTTTAAAGTCGATAACACGGTATTGTTTCTTGTGACCGCCACCGTGATGACGAACAGTAATTTTACCCTGGTTGTTACGACCAGCTTTGCGTTTAGTTGGTTCTAATAAAGACTTTTCAGGTTTATTAGTTGTGATTTCAGCAAAGTCAGATGATGTCATGTTACGACGACCATTTGAGGTTGGCTTATACTTTTTAATCGCCATTTGTTTTCCCTCCTTCTTTAAGGTTGAACTATATTAAAAATTAGATTTCGAATAATTCGATTTCTTTTGAATCAGCAGTTAATTTAACGATCGCTTTACGGCGTTTGTTAGTGTAACCACCAAATTTACCAACACGCTTGAACTTACCTTTGTAGTTCATGATGTTTACTTTCTCAACTTTAACGCCGAAGATTTCTTCTACTGCGTCTTTAACTTGAGTTTTGTTAGCGCGAGTGTCTACTTCAAAAGTATACTTTTTCTCTGCCATAATTTCTGAAGAACGCTCAGTAATGACTGGACGTTTTAAAATATCACGAGCTTCCATTATCCAAGCACCTCCTCAACTTTTTTCACAGCATCTTGTGTGAATACAACTTTATCATGACCTAATAGATCTAATACGTTGATTCCTTCAGCTGTTAATACTGTAACACCAGGAATGTTACGAGCAGATAAAGCTACGTTTTCGTTAACTTCAGCAGTTACGAATAAAGCTTTTTTGTTGATTTCTAATGCAGCAAGAACTGCTTTGAAATCTTTAGTTTTTGGTGCATCTAAAGTTAATGCATCTAAAACTAAGAAGTTTTGTTCTAACACTTTAGCTGATAAAGCTGATTTAAGAGCTAAGCGGCGAACTTTCTTTGGTAGTTTGTAAGCGTAGCTACGTTGAGTAGGACCGAATACAACACCACCACCACGCCATTGTGGAGAGCGGATCGAACCTTGACGAGCACGACCAGTTCCTTTTTGACGCCATGGTTTACGACCACCACCGGCAACTTCTGAACGGTTTTTAACTTTGTGATTACCTTGACGTAAAGATGCGCGTTGAGCAACAACTGCGTCGAATAATACAGCTTCGTTTGGCTCGATTCCGAAGATCGCATCGTTTAATTCGATTTCGCCTACTGAAGCACCTGTTTGACTAAGTAAAGTTACTTTTGTCATTCCTGTTTCCTCCTTTCTTTAAGAGAATTATTTTGATTTAATAGCAGTTTTAACTGTTACTAATGCTTTTTTAGAACCAGGAACATTACCTTTTACTAATAGTAGGTTACGTTCAACATCAACCTTAACGATTTCAAGGTTTTGGATTGTTACAACGTTTCCACCCATTTGACCAGGTAAATTCTTTTGTTTGAATACGCGGTTCGGAGCAACTGGACCCATTGAACCAGGACGACGGTGGTAACGAGAACCGTGGGCCATAGGACCACGAGATTGACCATGGCGTTTAATTACACCTTGGAAACCTTTACCTTTTGTAACACCAGTTACATCAATTACATCGCCTTCTGCGAAAATTTCTACTTTGACTTCTTGACCAACTTCGTAAGAAGTAACATCTAAGTTACGGAACTCACGGATGAAGCGCTTAGGAGCCGTGTTAGCTTTTGCTACGTGTCCTTGTTCTGGTTTGTTAGAAAGCTTAACGCGCTTGTCTTCAAAACCAACTTGGATTGCTTCGTAGCCATCAGTTTCAACAGTTTTCTTTTGTAAAACTACGTTTGGAGTAGCTTCGATTACTGTTACTGGGATAAGATCTCCGTTTTCAGCGAAAACTTGAGTCATACCAATTTTTCTACCTAAGATTCCTTTAGTCATTTGTCACACCTCCTGTAAATTTAGAAAAAGTTTTATATTTGTTTTTACCATTAAAGTTTGATTTCGATATCAACGCCAGATGGTAAATCAAGCTTCATTAACGCATCAACAGTTTGTGGTGTCGGGTTAACGATGTCGATAAGACGTTTATGCGTGCGCATTTCAAATTGCTCACGAGAATCTTTGTACTTATGAACCGCACGTAAGATTGTGTACACAGATCTTTCAGTAGGTAGTGGGATCGGACCCGATACACCAGCACCTGAACGTTTCGCAGTTTCAACAATTTTCTCAGCAGATTGATCAAGGATACGGTGATCATACGCTTTTAAACGAATACGAATTTTTTGTTTTGCCATTACTTTCCCTCCTTCTCGCCTATTTTCTAGACATTCTCCACGAAAATTTCTCCTACACACCGCCATGGCAAAGCGGCCGGGTGTGTCGGCAACCTCTCGCTTCATCGCAGTCAAAGACCAACATTCAACATTATATACAATAAAAAAGAAGTTCGCAAGTGTTTTAGCAAAATTCTTTTTTTATAATGTATTATTCTTATTTTTACTACGTTCGCTCTTTTTGAGCCGTTTATTAGTATATAAGAGTATTGCCTCGAAAGCAACCTAAAAGAGAGTAAACTCATTTAAATAAAATATTCAGATAAAATGCACGCTACGAGAATGCCTCGATAAAAAAGCCACTCTCAGTTACTCGAGAATGGCATGTATATTATAGGAAGAAAACGACTGCAAGCCAGCCAAAAATAATTTGTGGAATGTTATAGAAGATAAAAGTTGGTACGCATGTATCCCAAATATGGTTGTGCTGTCCATCCACATTTAATCCGGCAGTAGGTCCTAGTGTTGAGTCTGAAGCTGGTGAGCCTGCGTCCCCTAATACCCCTGCTGTACCAATTAAACAGATTATTGCTAATTCACTTAATCCAAGCTCTACTGCAAGGGGTACAAAAATGGCGGCGATAATTGGGATTGTTGCAAAGGAAGAACCAATACCCATTGTTACAATTAATCCTACAACTAACATTATGAATACAGCAACACTTACATTGCCATCAAATATTTTCATTGCATTTGCAACAAGCGGCTCAACATCCCCTGTTGCGTTAATTACTGCAGAAAATCCGTTTGCTGAAATCATAACAAAACCAACAAAGGCCATCATACGCATTCCATCTGAAAGTACTTCATCTGCTTCTTTTAGTTTTAGTGCACCCGTAATATATAAAATCGTTATACCAACTAACGAACCAATAATCATTGACTCCGTTGGAATTTGTACTGCTAGGGATGCAATAAGCGCAATGGCAGCAAAGACTAAATTGCGCGTCTTTACTTCCTGCACAGGAGCATTCGTAACTTCCACTTCGACTGTTTTATATTGACGTGGTTTACGATACGTAATAAACGCTCCTACAAGCCCTACAGCCATTCCTAACGCTACAATAGCCATTGCCTTAGGTACTTCACTTAACGCTACGTCAAGGCCAGCTAGCCCCATTTGCGTGACGATAATGTCTTGATAAATCAAACCAAATCCATATGGCATAAACATGTATGGCATAACTAATCCGAATGTTAATATACTTGCAATTAATCGACGATCGATTTCTAGCATATTCATCAACTTTAACATGGGTGGTACAATTAACGGAATAAACGCGATGTGAACCGGAATTAAGTTTTGCGACATGATTGCAAGTGAAAGTAACACTAGGAAGATTAACGCTTTTGCTGCACCTTTCTTTTGCGAATCCCCTTCATGCTGTACCAAACTTAAGATTGCCTTGACTAAGACTTCAGGTACGCCTGTACGGGAGATCGCTAAAGCAAATCCACCTAATAATCCATAACTTAAGGCAATTGTTGCACCACCACCTAAACCACCGACAAACGCATCAATTGTATCCATTATATTTAAACCGCCAGCAAGTCCACCAATAATGGCTCCTACTGTTAGTGATAATACGACGTTAATACGCAATAAACTTAAAACAAGCATTACGCCAACCGCTATTAAAACTGCATTCATTTCTCCCACTTCGCTTTCGTATGCTAAATTACTAATGTGTTAAAGTTACAAGAAAAATGCCAACGCGTCAACGGATTCTACTAAAAGAAAACCGTCAATTGAGTAAAAATTGACGGTTTTGAAGAACTATATTACTTGTTTAATAATTTTTTTGTAATAATTGATTGTTAACATTGCAAATACAATATACATACTTATATATAGCCCCATTGTTACAATGAGTGGTGTCGTTAATTCTGTACCGAATAAAAACCAACCGGATTTGACAGCAAAGTAACTATGCAATAGACCAATGAGTAACGGCACACCGTAGTTAAATAATTGTTTTAAAATAATGCCACGCAGTAGTTCCTTTTGTGTAAAGCCAATTTTCCGTAAAGTTTTATACGATTCTACCTCTTCATCCGCTTCAGACATTTGCTTAAAGTACAAAATGCTACCTGTTGCAAGTAAAAAAGCAATTCCTAAAAAGGCAGTTGTAAAAATCGTCACACCAAATGAGTTTAAATTATACGTTATTGTTGATTGTTGTGAGCTTATTAAATTCACAGTGTCGTCCATTTCAGATTCAAAAAATATGTTTGCACCCGTTTCCTTATAAAGTTGTTCCGCATGCGCATACGCTTCTTCAGATGCGTCCACTAAATCAATCGATGTTTGTGATTTCGTCGAATAGCCGATTGGCGTTATATCATTTAAACGTTGTAAATCCTTAAATAATACGTCCTCTACCACCACTACAACACCACCAGATGTAATACGCCATAATAATACTGATGTCTCATCTACGTGTTTAATATGCACTGGGATTTGATTATCCTCATGCATTAGTGTCATGTCAAATGGCGCTTGTATTGGCAATAGATTGGACATAAACCCATTGTATGAAGTAATAACTGCTTCCCCTGCTGTTAGCTGTAAATCAGGATCAATTTGCTGATATTGTGATAAGGGAATTGCAATGACATCGCTAATTGTATTGCCTTGCATCATTTTTAACGCATCGTCACTAAAAAGTTCAGTTAGATCAATTTGTGCGCTCGTTAAGTCAAAACGCTTTTCTGTATAGGCAATACCTTGCTGTTTTAATGCAGTTACAAAGACCTCTTCACGCCCATCTACTACTATAAAATCCGCTGGCACCTGACTTTCAGCTGAGTCCGATGCAGAATAATAGCTAATAT belongs to Solibacillus sp. FSL R7-0682 and includes:
- a CDS encoding Na+/H+ antiporter family protein, producing the protein MNAVLIAVGVMLVLSLLRINVVLSLTVGAIIGGLAGGLNIMDTIDAFVGGLGGGATIALSYGLLGGFALAISRTGVPEVLVKAILSLVQHEGDSQKKGAAKALIFLVLLSLAIMSQNLIPVHIAFIPLIVPPMLKLMNMLEIDRRLIASILTFGLVMPYMFMPYGFGLIYQDIIVTQMGLAGLDVALSEVPKAMAIVALGMAVGLVGAFITYRKPRQYKTVEVEVTNAPVQEVKTRNLVFAAIALIASLAVQIPTESMIIGSLVGITILYITGALKLKEADEVLSDGMRMMAFVGFVMISANGFSAVINATGDVEPLVANAMKIFDGNVSVAVFIMLVVGLIVTMGIGSSFATIPIIAAIFVPLAVELGLSELAIICLIGTAGVLGDAGSPASDSTLGPTAGLNVDGQHNHIWDTCVPTFIFYNIPQIIFGWLAVVFFL
- the rplC gene encoding 50S ribosomal protein L3, translated to MTKGILGRKIGMTQVFAENGDLIPVTVIEATPNVVLQKKTVETDGYEAIQVGFEDKRVKLSNKPEQGHVAKANTAPKRFIREFRNLDVTSYEVGQEVKVEIFAEGDVIDVTGVTKGKGFQGVIKRHGQSRGPMAHGSRYHRRPGSMGPVAPNRVFKQKNLPGQMGGNVVTIQNLEIVKVDVERNLLLVKGNVPGSKKALVTVKTAIKSK
- a CDS encoding ABC transporter permease, encoding MKLSQLVFKSMLKNMKHYYLYFFALIFSVTLFFSFVTLQYNESIIEATKASGTASAGFEAASYMLYFIVLFFVLYANHLFIKRRSKEIGLYQLIGMTKGLVFRLIAFENIVLFVGAVSIGMVMGLLSSRLFAMILLKILQFEAIVTMTFSKVALVNTLLVFGILLVIILVQMAFMVRKSSLLSLFNASKQADERVKRFSAFPMIMGAIGLALIIYGYYKSSVLFSGETTNLFLSMVIILVTTIGGTFFVFRYSVAFVMNLYRLSKKGHLSLGDVLALTPIMHRMKSNSKSLTLITVLTAVSLAITTLSYISYYSASDSAESQVPADFIVVDGREEVFVTALKQQGIAYTEKRFDLTSAQIDLTELFSDDALKMMQGNTISDVIAIPLSQYQQIDPDLQLTAGEAVITSYNGFMSNLLPIQAPFDMTLMHEDNQIPVHIKHVDETSVLLWRITSGGVVVVVEDVLFKDLQRLNDITPIGYSTKSQTSIDLVDASEEAYAHAEQLYKETGANIFFESEMDDTVNLISSQQSTITYNLNSFGVTIFTTAFLGIAFLLATGSILYFKQMSEADEEVESYKTLRKIGFTQKELLRGIILKQLFNYGVPLLIGLLHSYFAVKSGWFLFGTELTTPLIVTMGLYISMYIVFAMLTINYYKKIIKQVI
- the rpsJ gene encoding 30S ribosomal protein S10, with amino-acid sequence MAKQKIRIRLKAYDHRILDQSAEKIVETAKRSGAGVSGPIPLPTERSVYTILRAVHKYKDSREQFEMRTHKRLIDIVNPTPQTVDALMKLDLPSGVDIEIKL